The following proteins come from a genomic window of Lycium ferocissimum isolate CSIRO_LF1 unplaced genomic scaffold, AGI_CSIRO_Lferr_CH_V1 ctg9997, whole genome shotgun sequence:
- the LOC132046237 gene encoding uncharacterized protein LOC132046237: MPPRKKQIRTILNAAGEGTSREPPAELGHSEVQTPLTKLTQKAAKFQWTDACERSFEELKDRLTSAPVLTLPEGLEGYVVYCDASGVRLGACIDAAWYRSRLCVPDVVGLRRQILEESHYSHYSVHLGATKMYHDLKLMY; the protein is encoded by the exons atgccgccAAGGAAGAAGCAAATCCGCACAATATTAAATGCCGCTGGGGAAGGCACCAGTCGAGAACCTCCAGCTGAGTTGGGACATAGCGAGGTTCAGA CACCGTTGACGAAGCTAACACAGAAAGCCGCCAAatttcagtggactgatgcttgtgagcgtagcttcgaGGAGCTGAAAGATAGGTTGACTTCAgctccagtcctgacacttccagaaggattaGAAGgctatgtggtgtattgtgatgcctccggtgtcaGGTTAGGGgcgtgtattgatgcagcatg GTATCgaagcaggctatgtgttccggatgttgtGGGATTACGTCGTCAGATTCTGGAGGAATCCCATTACTCTCATTATTCCGTTCACctaggagcgacaaagatgtaccatgatcttaaactAATGTATTAG